A window of Paenibacillus sp. 19GGS1-52 contains these coding sequences:
- a CDS encoding amino acid permease, whose translation METKQLTRGLKARHIELIALGGTIGVGLFMGSASTIQWAGPSVLLAYLLAGIIMFFVMRIMGEMLVLEPVTGSFATFAHKYIHPLAGFLTAWSYWFLWVTVGMAEVTAIGIYVGYWFPNIPQWLPALAGVGIIAAANLAAVKFYGEFEFWFAMIKVVAIGVMLVVGTGMIFFGLGNGGVPIGLSNLYMHGGFFAGGLKGFLFALCIVTAAYQGIELVGITAGEAENPKVTLQKAIKNIIWRILIFYVGAIFIIVTIYPWNEVGENGSPFVMTFAKVGIVAAAGIINFVVLTAAMSGCNSGIYSAGRMLYTLAKNGQAPKFFGKVSKSGVPRNSIITTISLLLLGVLFNYIAPDSKLFLYIYSASILPGMVPWLALAFSQFRFRKARKDEMKDHPFKSLFFPVSNYITIIFLSLVLVGMWFNPDTHTSLIVGATFLLIVIVGYYVFGIGKRQKVEE comes from the coding sequence TTGGAAACAAAACAACTAACTAGAGGACTTAAGGCGCGGCATATTGAACTGATCGCACTTGGAGGCACCATCGGTGTAGGCTTGTTCATGGGCTCGGCAAGTACAATCCAATGGGCTGGACCTTCTGTGCTGCTGGCGTATCTGCTGGCTGGGATTATTATGTTTTTTGTGATGAGAATCATGGGGGAAATGCTGGTTCTTGAACCGGTGACGGGCTCCTTTGCTACTTTTGCCCATAAGTATATTCATCCGTTGGCCGGTTTCCTGACCGCTTGGAGTTATTGGTTCCTATGGGTAACGGTAGGGATGGCGGAGGTTACGGCGATTGGAATTTATGTGGGCTATTGGTTCCCGAACATTCCGCAATGGCTGCCTGCGCTCGCGGGTGTAGGGATTATTGCAGCGGCGAATTTAGCGGCAGTGAAATTTTATGGGGAGTTTGAATTTTGGTTCGCCATGATCAAGGTTGTCGCCATTGGCGTTATGCTGGTTGTGGGAACAGGGATGATTTTCTTCGGTTTAGGGAATGGCGGGGTGCCGATTGGGCTCTCGAACCTTTATATGCATGGCGGTTTTTTCGCAGGTGGTTTGAAGGGATTTCTGTTTGCCCTCTGCATCGTGACGGCTGCCTATCAGGGCATAGAATTAGTTGGGATTACAGCCGGTGAAGCAGAGAATCCTAAAGTCACTTTGCAAAAAGCGATCAAAAATATTATCTGGCGCATATTAATTTTCTACGTGGGTGCTATCTTTATCATTGTCACCATTTATCCGTGGAATGAAGTGGGCGAGAACGGCAGTCCCTTCGTGATGACCTTTGCCAAGGTAGGCATTGTAGCTGCTGCAGGCATCATCAATTTTGTGGTGCTCACGGCAGCGATGTCGGGCTGCAACAGCGGGATTTACAGTGCGGGGAGAATGCTATATACCTTGGCCAAAAATGGACAAGCTCCTAAGTTCTTCGGGAAAGTATCGAAAAGTGGTGTCCCCCGAAATAGTATCATTACTACCATATCCTTGCTGTTATTGGGCGTCTTATTTAATTACATCGCGCCTGACTCCAAGCTGTTTCTGTATATTTACAGTGCCAGTATTCTTCCGGGGATGGTGCCGTGGTTGGCCTTGGCCTTCAGTCAATTTAGATTCAGGAAGGCACGGAAGGATGAGATGAAGGATCATCCCTTTAAGTCTTTATTCTTCCCTGTCAGCAACTACATTACGATCATTTTCTTGTCGCTGGTGTTGGTTGGAATGTGGTTCAACCCGGATACGCATACATCATTAATTGTTGGGGCTACTTTCCTCCTGATTGTCATTGTGGGTTATTATGTCTTCGGCATAGGGAAACGGCAGAAGGTTGAAGAGTAG
- a CDS encoding stalk domain-containing protein has product MLNIFKVSRWISLTVAAFILTTPITLYAAGTETTQPVNTNTTLPVSANERLVLDPGFGYQSIWEPLAKQLYAKSPVKAYLPTRLPDSDWNYYAITSSLLEDGYQVDVHKSTQLPSAGSTLPSSTTAPNSGPLLFSLSAGKASTQGTGTILLQQKGGWNFYADPAAAGKENDKQQLVQAFAGATKFSIPFTDAKGTVQVTGSGTDRVYSAYWTYDNKTGYTFESRTSLADFISLLYSFRPVINLLDSADVILLPLENEWLMGIGRTTAFHSKMNQSTTLSSAPAIIKGSVYLPLKNIVQFIQGNMQYVPDENAIHFSENGYVNPLKLNLKTGAVYSQSKKVATISVQNKGGTVLVPLSFLRDQFGLKLSYNSSTKKVLLQYSTWFANYRVQEQATKAEATLTVLSQGGPPFVYENSRLGSTGSWNYLGNKPPQGYNSLKYTIYEVTIPLLPGANAFVYRDHAKKTMIDSIPITADLSPADIPFTHSGNVQYDSLKMDLKLTSNGGKVWPSGYAEASSYVDLSGTILPGSPDFAALRLTYHKVNGAESPPVSFPVADNGSFAYRFKPDQGPGTYVVTVYNPPESLSKGDLAGIVSFVVEMK; this is encoded by the coding sequence ATGTTAAATATATTCAAAGTCAGCAGATGGATTAGTCTGACCGTTGCAGCATTTATATTGACTACCCCCATCACGCTTTACGCCGCGGGAACAGAAACCACCCAGCCTGTCAACACGAATACTACGCTGCCAGTCAGCGCGAACGAACGTCTGGTGCTTGATCCTGGGTTTGGCTATCAGAGCATTTGGGAACCGCTTGCCAAACAGCTGTACGCCAAAAGTCCAGTGAAGGCTTATCTGCCAACCCGCTTACCGGACTCCGATTGGAATTATTACGCCATAACAAGCAGTTTGCTAGAAGATGGATACCAAGTTGATGTTCATAAAAGCACTCAACTTCCTTCTGCGGGAAGCACTTTGCCATCCTCCACTACAGCACCTAATTCAGGCCCACTTCTGTTCAGTCTCTCTGCCGGGAAAGCATCGACACAAGGAACCGGCACCATTCTCCTACAGCAAAAGGGAGGCTGGAATTTCTATGCCGACCCAGCGGCCGCTGGGAAAGAGAATGACAAGCAGCAGCTAGTCCAGGCTTTTGCTGGTGCAACCAAATTCAGCATTCCGTTCACCGATGCCAAAGGCACGGTACAGGTAACAGGCTCTGGTACAGACAGAGTTTACTCCGCCTATTGGACTTATGACAACAAGACAGGATATACGTTCGAGAGCAGAACTTCCCTAGCTGACTTTATCTCCCTGTTGTACAGCTTCAGACCTGTTATTAATCTACTGGACAGCGCCGATGTGATATTGCTTCCACTGGAGAATGAGTGGCTTATGGGCATAGGTCGGACCACCGCCTTCCATTCCAAAATGAACCAATCAACCACGCTGAGCAGCGCACCTGCAATCATTAAAGGCTCCGTTTACCTGCCGCTCAAGAATATCGTACAGTTTATACAAGGGAATATGCAGTATGTTCCCGACGAGAACGCCATTCATTTCTCGGAGAACGGCTACGTCAATCCATTGAAGCTTAATCTGAAGACAGGGGCGGTCTATAGCCAATCCAAGAAGGTCGCCACAATCTCTGTTCAGAATAAAGGCGGCACTGTTCTGGTTCCGTTAAGCTTTCTACGGGATCAGTTCGGTTTGAAGCTTAGCTACAACAGCAGTACCAAGAAAGTGCTTCTACAATACAGCACTTGGTTCGCAAATTATCGTGTTCAGGAACAAGCGACCAAAGCGGAAGCGACCCTTACTGTACTCAGTCAAGGAGGCCCCCCGTTTGTATATGAGAACAGCAGACTCGGTTCGACAGGCTCATGGAACTACCTAGGAAACAAGCCCCCGCAAGGGTATAATTCTTTAAAATATACAATTTATGAGGTTACCATCCCGCTGCTTCCCGGAGCTAACGCATTCGTATATCGTGATCATGCGAAGAAAACAATGATTGATTCCATCCCTATTACTGCAGATTTGTCGCCGGCAGATATCCCCTTTACCCACAGTGGCAATGTGCAATACGATTCACTGAAGATGGATCTTAAGCTGACATCAAATGGCGGCAAAGTCTGGCCGTCCGGTTATGCCGAAGCCTCTTCCTACGTCGATCTCAGCGGTACTATTCTGCCGGGCAGCCCCGATTTCGCCGCACTGCGTTTAACTTACCATAAAGTTAATGGCGCAGAGAGCCCCCCTGTCTCATTTCCCGTGGCTGATAACGGCAGCTTCGCCTACCGTTTCAAGCCTGACCAAGGCCCTGGGACGTATGTAGTTACCGTCTACAACCCGCCGGAATCGCTCTCCAAAGGTGATCTGGCCGGCATTGTCTCCTTTGTTGTTGAAATGAAATAG